Genomic window (Tardiphaga sp. vice304):
CAGAGCCGACGCCGTGATGAAGCCAACCGATAGACCCTTCTGGCAGGCCGCCAAGCCAAGCCCGAGCGCGATGTGGCTCTTGCCTGTGCCGCTGTTGCCGACGGCAATGATGTTTTCGCGCCGCTCGACGTAGTCGGAGCGCGCCAGTTCCAGCACCAACATCTTGTTTAGCGATGGCAACGCCAGGAAGTCGAAGCTATCGAGGCTTTTAACGGTCGGGAACCGCGCCACCTTGATCCGGCGCTCCACCATACGTCGCTCGCGATCAATCATCTCCATCTCGGCCAGCCGCATCAGGTAACGCGGATGGTCGACGCCTTCAGCCGCACACAGCCGGGCGACCTTGTCGTACTCTCGCAGGAACGTCGGCAGCTTCAACGCCTTCAGATGGTGGGCGAGCAGGATCTGCGGCGCGTCGGTCATGTCGCCACTCCGGCCAACAGATCCATGTACGACCGCGCCGATGTTGTCGCGACCGTCGCTTTGGGCAGATACGGATAGATCGTCATGTCGAGGCGTGGCGGACGCCGCTCGATACGGCACAGCACCAGATGCTTCACGGCATCGAAGCCGACCGCACCGCGCGCGATTGCGTCGCGCACAGCGGCGGCCACGTCGTCGACCTTGAACACCTCGATCAGCCGCAGCACCTGCACAAACTCGCGCTTGCCGGACCTGCCCATACGGGCCTCAAGCAGGCGGCGCAACGTCGCGAACTCCTCGGGCAACTTCCAATCGGCGAGCGGGGCTGCCTGGTCGTGCGCATTGGTTTTCTGCTCGATGAGCGCCAGGTAATGCAGTGGATTGAACACGAAGTCCTCGCGCGCGTAGGAGCGGGGATGGCGCGCAATCACCTCGGCTCCGCAGGCGATGATGACCTCGTGCACATAGCCACGGACCAGCACCTTCTGGTGCCCATAGGCCGTCGGCACCGAGTAGTCATTCAGCCGATAGCGCACCAGCGAGAGCGAGTTGACGCTGCCCGGCTTCTTGTCGCAAGCGTCGTAGGGCGCCGGCAGCGGCTTCTGGAACGCGGCGAGATCGTGCTGCAGCCGCTCGCCGATCGTGCCGTCATGGCCGCGCAGCCGGTCCGCAAGGCGCTTCCGGCACCCCTCCAGAAGATGCCCGTTCAAGGCCTCGAAGTCAGCGAACACGGGGATCGGCACCAGGAAGTTCCGCCGCGCATACCCCACAAGCCCCTCGACCTTGCCCTTGTCGTTACCCTTGCCAGGGCGGCCAAACCGATCCGTGAACAGGTAATGCGATTGCAGCTCGCTGAACACGCGCGTGCGCTGACGCTTGCCATCGCCGAGAATGCGGGCAACCGCGATCCTGGTGTTGTCATAGAGAATCGACTGCGGCACGCCGTCGAAGAACGCGAACGCTCGCACGTGCCCGTCGCAGAACGCTTCCGTCGTCTCCGCCGGATAGCCCACCACGAAGATCGCGTCGGAGTGCGGCAAGTCCATCGCGAAGAAGTGAATCTTGCACTCGACGCCGCCGATGACGCCGATCGCTTCGCCGAAGTCGGCCTGGGCATGCCCTGGCGGATGTGCAAGCGGCACGAACATCTCCTGCGTCCGCTGGCGCCAGCCGGCAACGTAGTCCTTCACGATTGTGATTTTGCCCGTAAATCCGTGCTCGTCGCAGAGCCGCTCGAAAATCCGCTTGGACGTATGCCGCTGCTTCTTCGGCCGGTCCTTGTCGGCCGCCAGAATCGCATCAATAATACCGCTGAACTCGTCGAGCTTAGGCTGCAACGGTGGCTTCCTGCGCACGTATCCGGGCGGCACCGAGAACTTCAGCATCTTCGAGACCGTCCTGGCGTTGATGCCGAACCGGTCTGCCGCAGCGCGCTCGCTGATCCCCTCGATCAGAACGGCGTGCCGGACCCGCGCGTAAAGCTCCACTGTCTTCATCCCCCGCCCCCTGCCGTTCCAGACAAAGGACTCTAACTGCCGCAGTTTTACTCCGGCGCAGCCAATCAAATCGGCCGCTTCAGTGAGGCAGTATTGCTCCGGCTTTTACAGTCCCTTTGGCGGGTCCAATGCCTGATGTGATTGCTATAAGTTTAAGAAAGCGGCTTGGCGATGACATCTTTAGGAGCTGGTTCGCCAAGGTTACGGTCGCTGGTGTTGCGGATGGTACAGTCACTCTGGTGGCTCCTTCGCCTTTCCACGCGACCAAAATCATTATTGACTATGAGGTGCAGCTGCTCGTCGCGTGGCGCGCCATGGATGCCAGTATTGAGCGTGTTGAGGCCTTTGCATCAAAGCCCGGTATTGCCAGAACATAAGTTAGGAGAAGATGCAAAAGTCTGATGGGGAGCCGGACCGGTTAGGGTGCTTCACGCGGAAATAAAAAAGCTCAATACAGAAAGCCATCTGTGCACGCTGCTAATGGAGCTAACGGCGGTCCGCACGGTGAGCTGACTGCCTGGGCTTTGCGTTAGAGACTTCCCGCCCGGCCGAAAGGCACGACCGCGAGCCTCTGGCCTAGCGGGGGGGGTGGTCAAAACTCTGAGGGGTAGGGACATCGGACCGGTTAGGGTGGTCCACATGCAAAAAGTTGTTTTTCAAAAACTAGAAACCCACTTTATAGGCGGAATTTGCGGACGCGCATTTAACGGAATTAATTTAAAAAGCCACTTCCCCTATGTGGATGCTCCGGCGACCAACAAACTCTCCTGCCGCGAAGCTGCTGTTGATCAGGTGCCCGGCCCATATTGAGCGGACTGGGCACCTGAGTCTTTAGACAGCTCAACCCAGAGCGGAGGGTCAATGGGTGTAGCTGCGCTTATTGCATCCATAAACCGCACCCATGCACGCCGGCATCGTCGAGCACGCAACTGGGCTAACTCTGGGTATCTGATTATGCTCGACCTACTCCTGCGGATGCGACTGGCATGCGCGGCAGCAAAATCTTGAAAGCATTGCTCGGTGAAAAGCGCGTGACTCAGGTCGTTGTACCAACGCGAAGGCCGCTGTCTCCGCAGCCAACTTGCCGATCCGATGGAAGAGGCGTCAATTTTAATAAAGAATTAACCCTAATTAGCGCTATATCGAACAGCGGTAGCGTCGAGTCAACACCCCAAGACCGCAGCTAATTTCAACATCACGTGGCTCAAAGCAGAGCTGCCAGTCATCTTCCGGCTGTCGTTCCAGCTGCAGGTTTTTCCGGGCTAACCGAAGACGAGCGGTTACCGACAGTAGTCGGATTGCGAGCCTTCGTTTCATCTTTTCTTTTCAATAGAAATTTTGGAGTCGACCGTGGCAATATTTCCGTCGGCGCGCCGCCGCGCGCTGGCAACCAGCATCAGCATCACGCTGATTGCGTCCTTGTCGCTTTCAATGGTGAGGCAGACCCTGGCGGCAGGAGGCAATGCCGGTATCCCCAATCCGGCTTCGCCGACGCCTGCGCCGGTCGTGACAAGCACGGAGATTGCAAATCCCGTTGTCGGTGGTGGAGGTTGCTCCCAGCAATATCTCCCTGGCCTCAGCCGCATTGCCAATCAGGCGCTCACTGCGAATGACGTAGGCCTTGCGTCTAATGGTGTCGGGGCCGCTGCCGTCGTTGTCAGTTTGACCGCTCAAAGCGCCGCCCAGACGGCCGCAGCCATATCTTTTGGTGCCATTTCCGGAGGGCTTGCGGAAGCAGCAATTGGCGTCGTTGTGCCGCTTGATGCTGGCGCAGCCGCACCCGGACTTGGAGTCGCCGCTGGTGGCGCCGCCGCACTTGCCGCGGATTCCACCGCCGCCGTAATTGTGACGGCAGCGTCGGCAGTTGGCGCTGCCGCATCTGTTTCAGGCGTTGCATCCCAGGTCGCATCCTCAGTGTTTGCGCATCAGGCGCAGGATCTAACGACCTACGTCAACACGCTCGATTCCTGTGATACGAAATTCACCGGCACGGTCACCGTCAAGGCCGGCGGCGTTAACGTTACCGGCGATTCTGTGTTCGGTGGTAAAGTTGGAGTCGCCGGCGCTCTGAATGTGGCGGGAAACATTGACGCAAGCACCTTTTCGGCCACGCAAGGCATCTCTGCATTCGGCGGTGCGATTACTATCGGTGATCCCGGTCTGACGACCTATTCGAGCGGTATAACATTGGGTGGCGGTGCGTTCTCCGGTGCCGGCACAGGTGGAGCCCAGGCTTTCACCGGCGACGTTACCGCCGTCGCGATTGGCAACAACGCGAGCGCGACGCGGATAGGCTCGGTCGCGTTCGGCACCGACGCTTCAGCGACAGGTCTTAACGCGACTGCAATCGGAACTGGATCGCGGGCGTTCGCAGATACATCGGTCGCCATCGGCTTTGGCGCACTCGTCTCTGCGGCGGCAGGTGCCGGCTCATTTGCCGGCGGCACGTCCACAGTGATTGACGGGACCGGCGCGATTTCAATCGGCAACCTCAATAATGCCTCAGGCACAGGTGCCGTCGCCACCGGCGATAATAATACTGCCACGGGCCGGGGCGCGGTCGCGACTGGAAGCAGCAATACAGCGTCAGGACAAGCGGCCATCGCGCTCGGTCAAGGTTCGCGTGCCACGGGTGCGGGCGCGATTGCCCAGGGCCAGACGGCGCTTGCACTGGCCGACAACGCCATCGCGGTCGGCGGTTCGTCACAGGCACTTGCAGGGACATCGGTCGCCATCGGCTTCGGCGCGCTGGTCTCTGCGGCGGCGGGGGCAGGCTCGTTCGCAGGTGGAACGTCGAGCGTTCTTGAGGGCATCGGCGCAGTTTCGATCGGCAATCTGAACGTGGCCTCCGGCAGCGGCGCCGTCGCGATCGGTGACCCCAATATCGCGACCGGAACGGGCGCGGTGGGTGTCGGTGCCAACAATACGGCCTTGGGACAGGGTGCGTTCTCTGCCGGCAATCTCAATGTCGCCGCAGGGACGGGCGCACTCGCCATCGGTGACAGCAATATCGCAATCGGAAACGCGGCAATCGCCCAGGGGCAGGGATCAAGTGCGACGATGAACGGAGCGATTGCATTCGGCCAGACCGCGAATGCCAGCGCGACCAATGCCGTCGCGGTCGGTACGCGATCGACCGCTTCGGGGTTTGCCTCATCGGCCGTCGGTCAGAACGCGACCAGCGCGGCGACCAATTCCACTGCGCTCGGGTCCGGCGCGACCGTTGCGGCCGCTTATGAAAATTCGACAGCGCTTGGGTCCGGTGCGTCGGCTTCGGCCAGCAACCAGGTAACCCTTGGTACATCCAACCAGACCACGACGGCGCCTGGGATGAATACCGATCTCAGCAGGTCCAGGCAGCAAGGTCTGCTTGGCGTCGTGACGTCGGACAATGCCGGTAACCTAGCCTCTGACAATGGCGCGCTTTACCGACAGGTGGCCAGCATCAAGGCCGGCGTCGTGATTGGCATGGCGCTTTCGGATCCCAATCTCACGGGCTCGGAAAGATTCGGCATCAAGATTAACGCCAGCGCATTCGGTGGCGCCTACGGTTACGGCTTCAGCGCCGCTGGCGTTCTCGGCACAGGGCTGCTGTCAAGAGGAGACCGGCTGACCCTATCAGGAGCCGGAGGCTGGGCGGAGGCTGACGTATCCGGCTACGGCAAGAGCATGGTAGGCGGCCGCGTCAGCGCGCAATACAGTTGGTAGGTATTCTCCGTTTGCAGACCGGTGAGGAGCAGTGTCGCGCGCGCCCGGGAGGAATTTGCACACGATTGGTGCTCGCCATCGTGCTTGCAGCTAGCGTTTCGATGCCGAGCTGCACGGCCGCTGCAGAGACGAAAGAGCCTGTCGAGGCCATCGCTCGCACAGCGAAGGCGACAGAGCCGCCGCGGCTATTGGCGCCGGACAATGACGGACTGGCGATTTTGGCGCACAATTCCCTCATTGCGCTCAACCATGCCAATCTGACCGGCAACTACTCAGTGTTGCGCGATCTCGCCGCACCGGGCTTTCAGAAACTCAACTCGACAAAACAGCTCGCCGCGACATTTGCCAACATGCGTACGAACGGCGTGAATCTCAGTCCGATTGTCCTCTACCAGCCGAAATTCATCGGCAGCCCGGAGTTCGACGGCAAAGGCTTCTTGCACATTCGTGGCTATTACGAAACGCAGCCCTTGCAAGTCCACTTCAGCCTGGTCTTTACGCCCGTTGCTGCTGTCTGGCGTCTCTTTGAAATTTCGGTGTGGATGGCAGTACTGCCATGATTGGTCTGCAGTGATCCTTACATCAGCATTGCCGCGCTGACGCGAGCCCGTGGCCACCGGCAAGCGCGCGATTGTACCGACGCCAGTAAACCCGCTACGGACAGCTGGTCTTGAGAACGTCGATATCGAATACGGGTCGAGTTTGTAAATCCGTGTAGACGTATCGAAAGGAGCCGCCGATATCCAAGATCTTGCGCGTCTCGGCATTGCCGCAGACATTCCTGACGACGGACTGGCGCAACCTGTCTTTCGTCGCATCGTCAAATTTGCTGAAATCCGTAGTGACGATATTCTCAAAGATAAGTTGCGCGTTTAAATTGCGCACACCCGTCAGGATGGTAGTGGCGTCTATTTTTCTCGGCAGACCGGATCGAATCTTATCCAGAGCGCCGGCGATTTCGCCCTCGATACCGGGCGTGGCCATGGTCGACGAAGCCGTGGATTGAACATTCCGCACGCGCTGGAAAAAGATCAGTCCGAACGCGCCAAACGCCATGGCGGCTGCTAAGACAATAATGCCAAGAATGATCCTGTGAGGCAGCGCACGTTTCGGCCTCGCCAGCGTCGGGGGAACCGTCGATACAATGGGCGGGGAAAATTCATAAAGAAGGCGAATTTCCCTGACGCTTCCGGCCGTTTGCCATTGGGTGAACCCTGCGCGCCAAACCATCAGCCCTTGCCAATTTGTCGCCCCGTCCAGCAATACTTTCAATTCCGTCAGTCCGAGCGGACCCATGGTCGTTTCGCCCGCTGCGTAGTACCATTTGTCAAGCATCGAGTCGCCAATTTGTAGAGCCGATCGGCTTGAGGAGCGGAGCGCACCCGCGCGGCAATGTTGAAAAGCAATTGTGCTGTCTAGTGCCGTCCATTGCAAGCCTGCAGACTTGTAACCACGCAGACGACGTGATGTTACCTCGTACCAGGCGACGGTGGTGCAGCGCGGTCAGTCTCATGGCGGTGGAGCGCCAGCTTTCCGACGGGATTTGCTGAGTCTTGCGGCCAGCTAATGACCGCTGCTGGCAAAGCCGACTTTCAATGCAAGGCGGAGCCAGGGGGTATCAAAACTCTGATGGGATAGGCCACCGGACCGGTTACGGTGGTTCATGCATAAAGAAACGAAAGCTCAATAGAGAAAGCCATCAGGGCGGATGCGGCCGGCGCGAAGTCGTGGCGGCGACGCATGAGGGCACGGCTCCGCGGTCCGCCAGATGCACAGGAGAAGCTGGTGCTCTTGCTCTTTGCCGCGCCGAAGGCGACGTTGGGGGGGGGGGGGCGAAAACTCTAGGGGGCAGGGGCATCGGACCGGTTAGGGTGTTTCGCGCGCAAAAAGTCGGTCTTTTTAAAACTGAAAGCCCACTTGAGACGGAAAGCGCGGCGCCGGTTATTTTGTTGAAATTCGCAGAATTAATACTAAAAGCCACTTCTGTCGGTGTAGGCAAATGATCCGTCGAAAATATGGCGCTTGCCGTTCTTCATCCGGATCGTCGTACCGACCTCAGGTGGGGGGATCCCATTCCCGATTGCCATCGCGCCGCTTTGGGGGATCGCACCCATATAGTCAGTCCACCCGCCCAATGGGTTTGCGTCTCTGCCGGGACGGTGCGTTTGCCCATTTGAGAGGCGGCTTCATTGAACAGCAGGATGTGGTGCATCAGTCGCATCCTTCCCTGTATTCGGATGCCGGACAGCATGCCGAACAATCAGCGACCCTAGTCGCTCAATCCCGTGTGCGGCGAACCGAAGCGGTTTCGACCGCTTATTTCACGTCGCAGTCCAGGATCGTGCCCTTTTCCACGACAATTAACGCGGATCCACCACGCCGCCGTGGCTGAGGAAGACCACGCGGTGACCGGTCAAGCTGCTGTGACCGATATCGATCTTAGCCCGTTTACCGGTTTTTCAGCTGTTCGCCACTACTCTAATTGCTGGTTCGCAAGTATCAGAAATCGGTGGGCGGAGGGGATATGGGCGGTAAGTGCGCAGGATGCGGTGAAGAAGTCCCGCTGCCTTTCGAATTCAAGATGGCTTTTCAGCCGATCGTCGACCTCAAGGCCAAACGCGTGTGGGGCTATGAGGCGCTGGTGCGCGGCCCAAACGGTGAGTCTGCCTTTTCGGTGCTCGATCAGGTGACCGACGAGATTTGGTACCGCTTCGACCAGACGGCGCGCGTTCTGGCGATCGAGACCGCTGGTGTGTTGTTCAAGCAGCCGCATTTGCGGCTGTCTATCAACTTCATGCCGAACGCCGTCTACGAGCCTGCGGCGTGTATTCAGAAGTCGCTGGCCGCGGCCAGGCGGGTCGACTTTCCGCACCAGAACCTGATGTTCGAGTTCACCGAGAACGAGCGGATGAGCGACGTAGCGCATGTGCAGAGGATCGTTGAGGCGTATAGGAAATTCGGCTTCATGACTGCGCTGGACGATTTCGGCGCTGGCTATGCCGGCCTTGGCCTGCTGGCGCGGCTGCAGACCGACCTGATCAAGATCGACATGGAACTGCTGCGCAACATTCATCTCAGCCGCGCCAAGCAGGCGATCGTCGCCGGCATTGTCGGGATTGCGCGCGAACTCGACATCATCGTGCTCGCCGAGGGTGTTGAGAGCGCCGCCGAGCTCACCGTGCTGCGCGCTGCCGGCATTTCGCTGTTCCAGGGCTATCATTTCGCCAAGCCTGCGTTGATGGCGCTGCCCGATGTACCGTTGCTGGATCAGCCCATCCTGATCCGTAGCGTAAGTTAGAGAGACTTTTCCTTTTGCGGAGCCTAGAGCCGGCCCCGGAAATCTGCACAGGACGATAAGTGGAGTTTCTGCCTGACAGCAGCGATAATCGCCGCGCACAGGAGAGACCATGACGAGACGACCGCGCCGGAACCACACACCGGGCTTCAAGGCCAAGGTGGCACTGGCCGCCATCAAGGGCGATCGCACGATCACCCAACTGGCCGAGCATTTTGACGTTCACCCGAACCAGATCACGACCTGGAAGGCACAACTGGAGGGCGCCGCTTCCGGGGTGTTCGGGCCGGGAGGCACGGCGCCGACGGAGCCGGCCGTCGATGTCAAATCGCTGCACGCCAAGATCGGAGAGCTGACCCTGGAGAACGATTTTTTAGAAGGCGCGCTCACCAAGGCGGGATTGCTGAGCGCAAGACGATGATCGACCGTAATCACGATCTGTCGATCACAAAGCAGACGGAGGTTTTGAAGATCAGCCGCGGCAGTGTCTATTATCTGCCGCGTCCGGTGTCCGCCACCGATCTCGCGATCATGCAGCGCCTGGATCGGCTGCATCTGGAGTTTCCCTTCGCCGGGTCGCGGATGTTGCGCGGCCTGCTGGCTGCCGAGGGGTGCCAGATCGGCCGCCGGCATGTGAAGACGCTGATGAAGCGAATGGGGATAGAGGCAATCTATCGGCGTCCGCGCACCACCAAACCCGAGCCCGGCCACAAGATCTATCCGTATCTGCTGCGCGGCATGGAAATTACGCGGCCGAACCATGTCTGGGCGACGGACATCACCTACATTCCGATGGCACGTGGCTTCGTCTATCTCGCCGTAGTGCTCGACTGGGCGACCCGCCGGGTACTGTCATGGCGGCTATCGATCACCATGGAAGCCTCGTTCTGCATCGAGACGCTGCAGGATGCTTTGGCGCGTCACGGCAAGCCGGAGATATTCAACACTGACCAGGGTTCGCAGTTCACCGGCCAGGCCTTCACCGGCCTGCTTGCCGACAACGGCATCGCCATCAGCATGGATGGCAAAGGCGCCTGCCGGGACAACGTGTTCGTCGAACGATTGTGGCGCAGCGTCAAATACGAGGAAGTCTATCTGCGGGCCTACGACAGCGTCGACGAGGCGCGACAATCGATCGGTCGGTATCTGGACTTTTACAATGGCCGAAGGCCGCATTCGAGTCTTGACGGGCGAACACCCGATCAGGCCTACTTCAACCCGCTGCCCATCCGCATGGCAGCCTAACCCCGGCGGAAGCTCCACTTATCGACGCGGAAAATCTGTTCAGACGACCGGGACCACCTCAATCGCCTTTGCGACCCGTCGCGCTCCCCCCGGGCTGTGATAGCACACATGTTCGGGAACCTGCTTGGGGTGCGGATCCTCACGGTGACTGACGGCGACAATCAGAAATCCGGTGAAGTCAAAAACCCAGAAGCACTTGTCATTCCCCTCCTCAATCCTCCAGGGCGGTGATTTGGGGTACGCCCGCGCGTGCTGTCGAGCAATTGCATGTCGAAGCGGCGCGGCGACTGCTCTCGGACACGACCTTGCCTGTGAAGCGCATCTCGCAACGTTGCGGCTTCGGCGCAGAGGAGACCATGCGCCGCAGTTTCGTGCGTTTGCTGGCAGCGTCGCTGCAGGAATATCGCGGACGACTCGGTTCTTGATGCTGACTCGTCCAGTAGCCTTCGCATGGCGCCAGCAGGCTCGTCAAATGAGCGGCGTGCAGCAGGGTCGATCAAAACGAATCAGCTCGAGTCTTTGCAGCGGCGCCGGCGCTGCCCCGACTTACATTGCGCAACGGGGGGGACCAAAAGTCTGGGGTCTTGAGGGGGCGGACCGGTTAGGGTGCTTCGCACGGAAAGAAACAGAAGCTCAATACAGAAAGCCATCTGTGTGCCATGGCAAGCGACAGCAATTAGCCCTACCTGGCAGGTAGGGCTAGATTTAGCTAAGCCGAACGCCATCCCCTAGCTGTAGTCATTTAGCTATTCGACGCGGATGATCTGTGCGGATACGGACATGCCGCGCCGGCAGACTTTGGTCGCCATTTGACCCTAGTCGGACATCGACCTTGAGTGCACCGTGGCGCGAACGTTAACCCCTGAGCGGCGGAACGAAGAGACGTTGATAGCGTTGTAGGATGAGTCATTCAGGCAGTTGGTACGGTAAGCTCCTCAAAGCGATCGTGTATTGTCAACATTCCGGTGCAATGACGCTATCCAGAATTGGAAGCATTATGCCTTCCGAACCGACGCTGGTCTCTCCTACCGCCTCCGACGCCTTCCTAAATCGTCAGGACGAGCTTCCGTATCGTCGCCGCCAACAGGCTCTCCTTCGCGAATTTGGAACGGCGGCGTTACAGACGCGTGATTTCCGGCACATTCTTCAGCAAGCCTCCGAACTGAGTGCCCGCGGTCTGGGGTGCTCATATGCCAAAGTTCTGGAGTATCTCCCCGATGAAAAGCGTCTGATCGTGCGCGCGGGCATTGGCTGGCCCGCGGGCACGGTCGACCATGTATCGCTAGGCGCGGATATCGAATCTCCCGCCGGCTTTGCTTTTCAAACTGGGCAGTCGGTCATTTCAAATCATCTGAATGAAGAGACGCGTTTTCGAACGCCAAAACTTTTGGCAGAGCATGGCATCAAACGCGCGATCAATGTGCTTATCAGGCGGGGTGGCGAAGGCGATACTCCCTTCGGTGTCCTCGAAGCGGACAGTCCCGATCCCGGACAGTTCGATGACGCCGATGCGGATTTTCTGGCAGGTTTTGCCGGCCTTCTCGGCATTGCGATTGAACGTCAACACGCAGACGCCAAGCTTCAGCAAGCCCTCGATCATGAGGGGTTACTGACGCGTGAGATGAGTCATCGCGTCAAAAACAGCCTCTCCTCCGTCGTGGGCCTTCTGCGTGTCCAGGCACGCGGTTCCGAGTCCGTTGACGTGAAGAACGCTTTGGAAAATGCAGCCATGCGTGTCGCGTCCATCGCAGAAGTTCATGATCATCTGTGGCGGGGCAGCAAGGTTGGATTTGTCGATCTATCAGACTTTGTCGGTCATCTTTGCCAAAATCTCCAGAGTTCCGCACCGGAGCATACGGTTCAGTGCCACTCTGAACCTATTATCATATCCGCCGATAAGGCGATTCCGTTGGGGTTGCTCGTGAACGAGTTGGTCACGAACGCTGTCAAGTACGCCTATGTCGATTTACCAGGTGTGATCCGGGTCGAGGCCCGGGAAATCGACGGCCATCTGCTTGTTGAGATTTCCGACGAAGGCACGGGGCTACCCGAAGGGTTTGACGTCAACCAGCCGCGCAACAGTCTTGGCTTTCGTGTCATCAACGGCTTGGTCAAGCAGTTGATGGGCGAGTTGAAAATCTCTAAAAACATTCCAAGCGGAGCGTTATTCACAATCAAATTTCCCCTCGATCCGCCCTAAACGAACGCTTGATGCGCGAGTTGAAGTCGACATACCAGGCGCCGGATAACAGCGCTAATTCTATGAGTTAACTTTATATGTTTTCTAGCGCTTCACCGATCCGCATTCTTGTTGTCGAAGATGAAATGGTCATTCGTATGGACGTGGTCGAGATGCTCGACGCGGCCGGGTTCGACATTTTTGAGGCTACCAACGCGGACGAGGCCATTCAGATGCTCGAACGCAATTCCGATATTCGGCTGGTATTTACCGATATCGATATGCCGGGTTCAATGAATGGTTTAAAATTGGCGGCGACGGTCAGAGACCGATGGCCACCGATTAGGATCATCGCGACTTCGGGGCATTTCAAAGTACGAGCCGGGGACCTTCCGGCCGACGCCCGGTTTATTGCCAAGCCTTACCAAGCCGCGCAAATTATCAGCGCTGTTCGTGAACTTACTAGCGTGACATAACGGATGCATCGAATTGGCGCCACAAATAGTGGGATGAAGCCTACCCGTACTTTCTAGCTAGAAGAATGCCAGTCCGTTTCTGGCAAATAGCGTCGTTTCGTTGCTATGCAGCAATGCGTCGGCTATCGGGGGATAGCGGACTCGGGCGTTGCGTCAGTCTGGCAGATTTCCGTTTCACGGCCTAGGGCCTGTTGGGATTCATCGGGAGTTTATCACGGCTGCTGCCAGATGGATCATGGAAGCGAAGCTCTGGTCGGTCTTGTCTGCGCGCATGGCGATCCGTTTAAATTCCTTCAGTTTGCCGAAGAAGTTCTCGATGAGATGCCGCCATTTGTACATCTCTTTATCAATGGCGAGAGGCGTTGCACGGCGCGGATGCTGGGAGATGACGGCTTTGGCGCCGCGCGCGTCGAGATCAGCGATGATGGCGTTGCTGTCGAACGCTTTGTCGGCGATGAGCGCGTCGAAGGCCAATCCGTCGATGAGCGTCGGCACGCCGACGGTGTCGAAGCGCTGTCCCGGTAGAAGCACAAAGCGCACGAGATTGCCGAGTGCATCGGTGAGGGCCAGGATTTTAGTGGTCATGCCGCCTTTCGAACGGCCGATCGCTTGATTTTGCGTCCCCCTTTTGCGCCCTGACCGTGGCGGTGGACCTTGACGATGGTGGCATCGACCATGGCGTACTCCATGTCGGGATCGCCGGAGACCGCGTCGAACAACCGCTTCCAGATATTCGCCTTCACCCAGTCGCGGAAGCGCGTGAACACGCTGTTCCAGTGACCGAACGAGGGCGGCAGATCCCGCCAAGGGCTGCCTGTTCGAGCGATCCACAGCACGGCCTGTAGCGCGACAATCAGGATGAGAATCCCGCGACAATCAGGATGAGAATGCGCCGCTGCTGGGGTGACGAAGGGAGGGCTTAGCCCGACCGGAGGCACCCCAGCAGCGGCGTGTCGGCCCGAAGGGGCCTCATTGGCGGTAACGGCGGCTGGTAAAGCATCGGCTTCTCCTTCGAGAGGACCAGTGCTTTGGCCGGCCGGCATGTCACCGATCAACAAATGAGGCTTTTCATGAGCTTGCGTCGCAACCATTCGCCAGCCGTCGCCGCTGCAAAGGCTGGTTTCA
Coding sequences:
- the istB gene encoding IS21-like element helper ATPase IstB, translating into MTDAPQILLAHHLKALKLPTFLREYDKVARLCAAEGVDHPRYLMRLAEMEMIDRERRMVERRIKVARFPTVKSLDSFDFLALPSLNKMLVLELARSDYVERRENIIAVGNSGTGKSHIALGLGLAACQKGLSVGFITASALVHELLEARDEKRLLRLQRQLAGYKLLIIDELGYVPLSVTGAELLFEVFSQRYERGSTLVTSNLPFDEWTSVFGSERLTGALLDRLTHHVHILEMNGDSFRLADSRRRSRRARSEPPSDAAPQE
- a CDS encoding EAL domain-containing protein → MGGKCAGCGEEVPLPFEFKMAFQPIVDLKAKRVWGYEALVRGPNGESAFSVLDQVTDEIWYRFDQTARVLAIETAGVLFKQPHLRLSINFMPNAVYEPAACIQKSLAAARRVDFPHQNLMFEFTENERMSDVAHVQRIVEAYRKFGFMTALDDFGAGYAGLGLLARLQTDLIKIDMELLRNIHLSRAKQAIVAGIVGIARELDIIVLAEGVESAAELTVLRAAGISLFQGYHFAKPALMALPDVPLLDQPILIRSVS
- a CDS encoding DUF4339 domain-containing protein, with translation MLDKWYYAAGETTMGPLGLTELKVLLDGATNWQGLMVWRAGFTQWQTAGSVREIRLLYEFSPPIVSTVPPTLARPKRALPHRIILGIIVLAAAMAFGAFGLIFFQRVRNVQSTASSTMATPGIEGEIAGALDKIRSGLPRKIDATTILTGVRNLNAQLIFENIVTTDFSKFDDATKDRLRQSVVRNVCGNAETRKILDIGGSFRYVYTDLQTRPVFDIDVLKTSCP
- a CDS encoding IS3 family transposase (programmed frameshift), translated to MTRRPRRNHTPGFKAKVALAAIKGDRTITQLAEHFDVHPNQITTWKAQLEGAASGVFGPGGTAPTEPAVDVKSLHAKIGELTLENGFFRRRAHQGGIAERKTMIDRNHDLSITKQTEVLKISRGSVYYLPRPVSATDLAIMQRLDRLHLEFPFAGSRMLRGLLAAEGCQIGRRHVKTLMKRMGIEAIYRRPRTTKPEPGHKIYPYLLRGMEITRPNHVWATDITYIPMARGFVYLAVVLDWATRRVLSWRLSITMEASFCIETLQDALARHGKPEIFNTDQGSQFTGQAFTGLLADNGIAISMDGKGACRDNVFVERLWRSVKYEEVYLRAYDSVDEARQSIGRYLDFYNGRRPHSSLDGRTPDQAYFNPLPIRMAA
- a CDS encoding DnaA N-terminal domain-containing protein codes for the protein MPDVIAISLRKRLGDDIFRSWFAKVTVAGVADGTVTLVAPSPFHATKIIIDYEVQLLVAWRAMDASIERVEAFASKPGIART
- the istA gene encoding IS21 family transposase, whose amino-acid sequence is MKTVELYARVRHAVLIEGISERAAADRFGINARTVSKMLKFSVPPGYVRRKPPLQPKLDEFSGIIDAILAADKDRPKKQRHTSKRIFERLCDEHGFTGKITIVKDYVAGWRQRTQEMFVPLAHPPGHAQADFGEAIGVIGGVECKIHFFAMDLPHSDAIFVVGYPAETTEAFCDGHVRAFAFFDGVPQSILYDNTRIAVARILGDGKRQRTRVFSELQSHYLFTDRFGRPGKGNDKGKVEGLVGYARRNFLVPIPVFADFEALNGHLLEGCRKRLADRLRGHDGTIGERLQHDLAAFQKPLPAPYDACDKKPGSVNSLSLVRYRLNDYSVPTAYGHQKVLVRGYVHEVIIACGAEVIARHPRSYAREDFVFNPLHYLALIEQKTNAHDQAAPLADWKLPEEFATLRRLLEARMGRSGKREFVQVLRLIEVFKVDDVAAAVRDAIARGAVGFDAVKHLVLCRIERRPPRLDMTIYPYLPKATVATTSARSYMDLLAGVAT